tatttaccgattgagaaatatttttaatttcattttatctcatcttattattataatttttttaaatttttatacaaaatataataaataatttaatttttttaaatcttaattcaattttttaaaattttaaaataataataatattaaaaaataatattttatttaatttttatctaaaccatttcatattatttcttGGGTTGATTGCTATGGATCGCAAGCCCAACTTCAGCCCAGCTACGAACCCGACCATTATAACGATCCAAAAGAATCAACCACCATTAAAGGCCACAAATAGAAAGCAAGCTACAATTATTCACAACCATTAACAAGTTATCTGTAAATACATAAGCTTTCACACAAACAGAACATTCTATTTGACAGACTTTCATATTACACATGCTCACCTTTCATCCAAACCCGCTCAAGCCATGGCAACCATCTGTTCCTGCCAAAATTGTGAACACTTTGAATGAGGGCAAGAACACCCAACAGTCCTCAGCAGGCAAAATCAAACGCCTGGTTCTCCCCCAGGAAGGTAGAACGAAGTTAAACACCTACTCTGATCGAGATTTCTATGCTTATCCTCGCTTTGTGACCCATGTGGATGGTGGCTTTATATCCACATTGACCAATCTCTACAGAGAAAGGTTGAGACCTGGCTGGGAAATTCTTGACCTCATGAGCTCATGGGTTAGCCATCTTCCTGAGGAAGTGGCGTATAAAAGAGTGGTGGGACATGGACTAAATGCACAAGAGCTTGCGAAGAACCCTCGGCTGGACTATTTCTTTGTGAAGGACCTCAATCAGGAGCAAGACCTTGAATTGGAGAGCTGCAGCTTTGATGCAGTGTTATGCACCGTGAGTGTACAGTATCTTCAACAGCCAGAGAAGGTTAGATACTTTTGTGGTGTTCTAGTTACATACATTTGCGCAGTAAATCCATTATCATCTCGGATTGTCTTCTCAATAACATCTCAGTCAATCCAACATTAAAAAACCCCATATCAATATAAATAGAAGAAAATCTTCGCGTCCATATGTGCAATCAGGCATCCATGGGAGAAGGACCCCTGAAGACAACACGGTTGCAAGGTCAGCATCTATAGTTTCGTCCTTCTCTTGTTTTACTTCACCGTTATGGCTGGCACATAAACTTCAACAGCCCACAAATCAGTTAACTCATTTACTAAGAGAACATTCCTCAGGGTCCAAAGCTCAAGAATTTGAACTTCTTTGTTATGTCTAGTTGCTAAGTCTACATCTTAAGCTACATCTTGTTGTTCCTCGCCTGCTTGCCCGCCCAATCCACCCTTCTTTCCCCCAACCCGATCCATCTTTGGAAGCATTGCCTTCATCATCTTTTTTCCCTTCATTCCACCCCTTAAGGAATACAGTTCTTCCTTCCTGTCCGTCCTCACCAATGTCTTTATCAACTGTATAGAGAGATGTATATGGATTCCAAATGCCAATGTCGAAAAGGGTCATAAAATCCGTAGGTATGAGACCAACAACATTGGGAAGCAAGCAAACAATGCAACTTACAGTTGACACCTAAGGAAGATGGTCATGAATAGATTAAACTGGTGGAACAGTACTGTTGAGAAGCAAGTAAAAATGCAACTTGCAAATGAAATCTAAGGATACATGGTCATGAATTGACTAAACCGGTGGAACGGTATTGTTCAGAAAATGCAGAACAGGAACTCAAGGAAGAAAACTAATTGGTTAACATCATTGTAGGTATTTGCAGAGGTTTTTCGGATACTAAGGCCAGGAGGAGTTTTCATTGTGAGCTTTAGCAATCGATTGTTCTTTGAGAAAGCCATAAGCGCATGGAGAGATGGGACTGGATATAGTAGGGTACAACTGGTGGTGCAGTACTTCCAATGTGTGGAAGGTTTCACACAGCCAGATATTATTAGGAAGTTAGCAGCCCCTGCTGGTGCTGGAGAGGACAAATCACCATTCAGCTGGATCATGAAGCTGCTGGGATTGTTGTCCGGATCAGACCCTTTCTATGCAGTGATAGCTTACAAAAACTTCAAGCCTACATATGAATGATCAATATTGACATTGGCTTTTCTATATGGAAGAGCATGTACAAATGTCCATCAGTGCATATACCATATGACTTTGAGCATTTTGAAATGCCCCAAGAAAAGTCGATTTTGTAGCAATTCAATTGTAGACCTCTATTCCTCGGGTTGTGTCAGGACACTAATAACTAAGTTATCATAAGTGATATTTTGCTAATCGTCAAAGTATAGACTTGAACAAAAAATATCGTAGAGAAGTGTTTGTAGCGTCGAGATAAGGAGCTTTCAGGTCGAATGGAGTTGCCCTAAACCAGTTTTTGTGACGGCGaacatgtaaaataattatcgaGTGGTGTCGccttaagaaagttaaaatatcCCTCAATCTATTACTAGTTCGTATATATTTATACGTATGTGTGTATTATATTACATTTCCAGGTAGATTCAGcaataaaatctaaaacacGGTAAAACATATTAAGATCCGAAATGCGAAAAGTTCTcaaggaaataaaaaagaaagaaagaaaatatttatgatCAACCCGTCtaaattaattatgtttttgtgaaccaatttaaaaaatgaaggaagaatataaaaaaaaaaatcatttcaatatatGTTTAATGTTAACAAATATCTAAACTCCCGATCCGAAATTTTGATAAGagctttgctactcatcatttctacacatcacacaccatattttttttttttaatttagttttgtcttattcttcctaaattaattaaattcttatacttatcatccatacactatatatttgataagataaaaaaaaattatttatggtaTATAGCATGTAGGGGTGAGATTCGGCCGATCTGGTCCAATTTTGAGAGGACTGAATGAATTTGCTCTGATCCCAGTCTAGGGGTGTTTCACCCCGGACAggatcaaatgaaaaataaaaataatatatattatttatataaataattttataaattaattatataattattaactaatactaatagtctaatatggtattaaaaaaaataatactaatagactaatattataatagttatacttatactaatatagttatattaaatcactatacttaatactaatatatatatactaataacgtactattaatactaatcactataattaatactaatatatagctacacaaaatatttatacagttgtactaatactattagtctattatatagtctaaattctaatataggctctatagctataactaatatttaataaaagtattactattatttaatatagtattattaatttatcactaacatatagtattttagtaatactaatagtaGTCTAGTAGagttattagttaatatagttatagtattagtactagtgaatagtgtattattagttatagtaaataagttaataacatgtatatatattaagttatttaatagatcacaatataattatataagtattaaaaaaaattctcattatACATGAACTAATAACTATCATAATACATTGATATACTCTATATACTAATTTAGATTAGATACTAACAACCAACAATTAGAttagatataaaatatatatattaatatcataatacatttttttgatactctatactaatttactatatactaatagactaatagtattagtgtattactaatatatatataatagtatactatatgcatatatattaaatatatcataatataattacataagtattaaataaaatgtatttgaataaaaaaaaaataaaaagaaatcattAAGGGTAGACCAAATGGACCAACCAAACCCGACTGTCCTAAATGGGACCGAATCAGACTGAACTCTCCCTATTAACATGTGAAGactattattaaaatttgaaaaattctaaacataagcccCATATACCacacatcattcatttttttaatttttttcttttatcaaatatttggtaTATGAATAATCAATAGAAAAtttgaattagtttaaaaagaataaataaaaaaaatttaaaaataaaaaagtgaagtGTGTAGCAAATAGAGCTTATGAATActcttaaaatttttcttttgataaaattctcgctttgttttgttttttgttttttttgtttttttttggccggtaagtaataataaaaggaaaattatcTGCATCTGCAAATCCCAGGCCAAAATTTGGACCATCATAAACCCTCTCCTTTTTCCTAACCCCTTatcccccccccctctctctctctctctctctctctctctcctctgcaacCACCTCTTCTAAGCTATTATCAATGGCTGAAAGTTGTTTAATTTCTACACCGACACTCTTCACCACCAAAAACCAATACCCCTTTCTCTCACTTCCCCCAAAACCCTTTAAGCTCTCACAGCTCTCATTCTTATCTTCGCCATCTTTCCATTCGTGGGTTTCCATCAAGCACACGTCTTCATCGTTCCATGTAGTCCCACTGGTGGCACAGACCTCACACTGGGCTCAACAaggggaagaagaggaaggagaagagggCTCGAGTTGGAAGAGTCAAGGGTTGGAGGGGACAGTGGCTACTGCTGCTTCTGATGGTTGGGGAGGTGTGCTTGAGGGTGTAGAAGAGAATTCTGGAGAAGGGGCTTTGGATGATAGTGGAGAATTTTATCCCGAGCCATCTGAAGAGGCGAAACTCTTTGTGGGTAATTTGCGTTATGATGTTGATAGTGAGAAACTAGCTGAGATCTTTAATCAAGCTGGGATTGTTGAGGTTGCTGAGgtaattttgcattttttatggGTCTctttgtgtgtgtgagagatCAAATTGGAAGATGGTAAATTTGTGACATGATTTTGCTGATTTTGTTATAGGTAATTTACAATAGGGAAACAGATCGGAGTAGAGGGTTTGGGTTTGTTACGATGAGCACTGTGGAAGAAGCTGAGAAGGCTGTGGACCTGTTCAACCGTTATGTGAGTTGCTCTTCTCTTCATATTGAAATTTAATCTATAGAATGAACTATGTTGTCTTTTAACATTTCATTGTGAACGAGAATATCGCAAATGCTTGTTGAACTCATTACGTCATTATGCATCCATGCTTGATTTGATGCCATCTATCTCATTTCCGTTGGTTTCCTTCTACGGTAATTTATCCCATTGTTTCGCTAATACTAGTCACCTCATGTACCCCACTCAACCCTCTGCATTCCACAGTCTCGAAAGAAATCTTATCATGCAAATGTTGTAGAGGACACTGGGTTAATGTGTTTAGTATGTGAGCCACGTAATAACTGCATGGGAAGCAATAGGTTAGAGCAAATGTGTCAGGCTTTTGCAAAATTGGAAGCTTATATACTGCATATAGTTGACTAATCACTGTTTATGAGTAGCCCCTGTAGATCTAGAACATGTTGCTTATTGAATACATTTTTGTCAGTTTACTTTAAAAATGTCGTGGTTATAATTATATTAGCCAAGTACCTGCTTATtaaaacaaattgtaatatccAATTATCTGAGCTTTGTATGTGTTGTAAACAGGATTTAAATGGAAGGCTTTTAACAGTAAATAAGGCTGCTCCTAGAGGGTCACGATCAGAACGACCCCAAGTGAATGACTCTTCTTTCAAAATCTATGTTGGCAACCTGTCATGGCAAGTGGATGATGCTCGTCTGGAGCAGGTTTTTAGTGAACATGGGAAGGTGGTTAATGCCAGGGTAGTTTGCGACCAGGAAACTGGCCGCTCACGAGGGTTTGGTTTTGTTACAATGTCTAGTGAGACAGAATTGAATGATGCCATTGCTGCTCTCGATGGACAGGTTACTTCTATAACTCGTTTCATTTAGATGTTTGGATTATTCTTTCAAATTGCAGACCATGACAGAGAAAACGAAAGCCGTTTTAGATTTGAGGTCAATAGTTATATTCTTATTCCGGAATCTATACGGATTATCTTAAAGCAATCACTCAGGGGATCCATCAAACATTGTGTCTTTTTCATTGTGTACACTATTTGAACATCTTTGAGTAGTCATGGATATGTGTAACTAACCTgggtataatattatttgagaCATTAGCTTTTAGTAATTAAACAGTGTTATGGACATGAGTTTCATATACATTGAAGAAATTTTCTGTAAAtggttttttttccttgttaagaGATGGATATTAGTGTGCTTAAATTGAGGTGCATTCCAGGCTGGTAGAATCATTAGTGCCAGTCAGTAGAAGTATGTTATGAAAACTGTCTTGTTAATAAAACTATATGCACCCTCAcacattctttcttcttcttcaaccctcacacattctttcttcttcttcatgatcATTAGACCTGTGTTTATTGTTATTAAAAACTTTTCTAAACCTTACTTAACTTTTCTAAACCATGCTTTTCTATATCTCTGTTGTATGTTATGAAAACTGTCTTGTTAATAAAACTATATGCACCCTCAcacattctttcttcttcttcttctttatgatCATTAGACCTGTGTTTATTGTTATTAAAAACTTTTCTAAACCTTACTTAACTTTTCTAAACCATGCTTTTCTATATCTCTGTTGTTGCAAGATTAGCCTTTTGCTACAGTTTCTTTTATTGACAAACAACATGGTTTTGTGTTTCATTGATGGTGCAGAATTTGGATGGCAGAGCAATGAGGGTAAATGTTGCTGAAGAACGAAGGAGGCGTGGATCATTTTCTTATTAAGAGGATTGTTACTCGACTTCACATTAACTCTTCCTGTTTGGTATAATACTTTTGAAATATAGGATCCTGTcagtctttttccttttttcccccttttgagGATTGCGAGCAGAAAGTTCTGTATTAGGAGTTGAAGTTTCTCTAGTCTGATTTTCCCTTTGGTTTGTTGGTGAATTGATATCCATATTCTATTGATGCTACATCTTATCGGTCAAGCATAGTTGTCACCATACCCTCATTTGGtgaatttgtttttacaaaGAGAAAATCTTAGCATGCGAGATTATGATAATGCTGATATGGTATGGGGTGTTTTGAAGCTGCGTGAAGAACAAAATAATTGcaccttaattttttttcttctacagAGAATTTGTTCTTTCTCCTCACTACTTTTGCAAGTTGAATCAGCTCTCTTGTGCTCAGGTGCTTTTGGATGCCATGGCCATTCATAGCATAAAAAATGAGCCATCTGTCTCTACCCTGTGCCTTTCAATTGCTGGTCATTTGCCAATTCTGGATTAAATTTGAGAACAATGTACTGTGCTTTCCATGATTTTAAAAGGCTTGAAGTCGACTGATAAACTGGTTTGCATTCAGAAACTTCTATATTTGGAGAACTTGGTTGTCCCTTGAGTGGATGGCCAACTTGAAGACAGCTTGAAGTCCTGTATGCAAATCACAGGTTTTCTTTCCTGCTAACGCAGCCTTTTCAGACATCTTTGACGAAATGAATAAGTAAATTTGTCTGTTCGGGCGTATCGTTATCTAAGCTATTTGTTACTCAGAATCTGggaataattgaaaaaatctaattagaAGAGGAGCTGGAATATCAATggcaacaacaaataatttcaTCCTGTTAAGTTTTGTTTGTCATCCAAGTTGGGTTCAATTAGGAGAAGAGTAGTAATCTTCCCACACTCCTGGTCATTGACTAAAAACTAATCATGCACTCTTTGATCTTGATGATCAAAATGTCACACTTTTTAAATGCAAGATAGCTAAATTTCAATTAAATACTAAGTTTTACATATTGGTGACACATGACAAAAGATGTACATAAGATTTCGACCTATACTGTGCTTTGCCCAAATACGTCAAAATATCATCAGAAGTTCACTTTCGAGGATTATGGAAGAACTTCCAAAAGAATGTACTTTCCCACTCCTAGTGCACAAATTATGCAATTTTGTGTCGCATAAAATCTAGAGTCAGTGTAGACTTGATAGCGAACTTCAGAAAATCTCTTGAAATGATTCTGATGAGCCATTATGACTGATGACGCCTTTACAGCAGCTTCATGACATGAAGAAAATCTGATCCCCTGTAGACAATGATTTAACAAAAAGATTGTGGCCTTGATTTATATGCTTAGGTCCCTTACATTCGATGAAGGTATTACACTGCTTCGACAACATTGAGCTACAATgtgtttttatgaatttaaaaaaagagaaaaacaaaaattacatgTCAGGCTTCAGATATtatgaaaccaattgaatagaTTGAGCTACAATGGGAGGGCTGTAGCTCTTTCAACTGATTTAACATAGGAGTACAGTCTCCAAAGTGTTTTATTATCCTGCAGAACAACACATTAAATCGACATTTAgaaattcttaataaaatttataacatGTTCAAGTATTTTATTTACCTCTTTCTCGAGATCAACAAAAATTTCATCACATGATTGTGCTTTTGCCATCTTGCCATGTTGGATGATTTGGACTACCCAGTCGAGATTTTTTGGTGGTAGCTTCTGGATCAGTTTACGAAGCTGTTGCTTCTCAATGAGAGTCATAGGCCTGTAAATTAAAGGcagtttgagaaaataaatttcttGTTCATGCACGATCAACAGACAATAAAGAATATGGAGAGTGAATTTCACTGAGTATTTATACAAGTGAGTAACTTGAAGGCCCATAGAGACCACCTCTAATCTGTTGCTTATATTTCTtagggcaattttttttttaataagaggcAAAATTATTGTCTTAAAATTACTTAACAGGAAAAATGGAAGTGAACATACTTACTACTAACACCAATGCGCACACAACCATCAAAAAATGATCTGAACTCAACCAGTGTCAAGATGCATAACCCAAAACAGTATATTGGTCTCTCTGGCAAGATTCATTCTTAAAAACACATTATAACCCATGAGGCCAAGCTCTAAATGGATTGCACGAATGTACCTGTATGTGGACCTCACGGTGTCAAGAAGTTCCTCAAGCTGCTTCTCCATGTGCCCTAACTAACAAAAAACATCAAC
The genomic region above belongs to Carya illinoinensis cultivar Pawnee chromosome 4, C.illinoinensisPawnee_v1, whole genome shotgun sequence and contains:
- the LOC122306680 gene encoding uncharacterized protein LOC122306680; the protein is MLTFHPNPLKPWQPSVPAKIVNTLNEGKNTQQSSAGKIKRLVLPQEGRTKLNTYSDRDFYAYPRFVTHVDGGFISTLTNLYRERLRPGWEILDLMSSWVSHLPEEVAYKRVVGHGLNAQELAKNPRLDYFFVKDLNQEQDLELESCSFDAVLCTVSVQYLQQPEKVFAEVFRILRPGGVFIVSFSNRLFFEKAISAWRDGTGYSRVQLVVQYFQCVEGFTQPDIIRKLAAPAGAGEDKSPFSWIMKLLGLLSGSDPFYAVIAYKNFKPTYE
- the LOC122307375 gene encoding 28 kDa ribonucleoprotein, chloroplastic-like, producing the protein MAESCLISTPTLFTTKNQYPFLSLPPKPFKLSQLSFLSSPSFHSWVSIKHTSSSFHVVPLVAQTSHWAQQGEEEEGEEGSSWKSQGLEGTVATAASDGWGGVLEGVEENSGEGALDDSGEFYPEPSEEAKLFVGNLRYDVDSEKLAEIFNQAGIVEVAEVIYNRETDRSRGFGFVTMSTVEEAEKAVDLFNRYDLNGRLLTVNKAAPRGSRSERPQVNDSSFKIYVGNLSWQVDDARLEQVFSEHGKVVNARVVCDQETGRSRGFGFVTMSSETELNDAIAALDGQNLDGRAMRVNVAEERRRRGSFSY